From one Pseudomonadota bacterium genomic stretch:
- a CDS encoding EAL domain-containing protein, whose protein sequence is MAERHIHLAQDGDVAEVDADGSADINVFDTEIEAQQLELIYTQAPVAIGVAFMLSLLVTGSLWPVAHHAHLLLWLGAQLVQTVLRVLLVMRYRQASRESRLGSRWSLLFFAGTFIAGITWGCIGLIYSFTWPVEYQTLTLMCLAGILAGAISSYAVNLSIYAAFMVPAILIPAQSMLVYSSKLQSNLGLMLMLFAGALLMIARNYNHNAVNLLQLRQENSSLLDEMTAANNTLSREVAVRKSAEKSLLIEQRLFTNGPVVVFRWSATEGWPIEYVSHAVSQFGYEADELMKQGINYRDLIHTGDLMRVQESEIFAGRDGHEAVTLDYRIIGADGVVRWVYDYTIPVRNDEGQITHFYGYLLDITERKYSEFELQQEKERAQVTLHSIADAVITTDLNGQIEYLNPSAETLTGWECSIARGLSLGRVFRLYREDDRDTVQDPVSLCLRTGQTVKSEGDYLIVRSDGERLSIRFSVSPILNDPGTALGAILVFHDVTKARYLEHTVSYQATHDALTGLWNRAAFESHLEDAIVRVHSSRESHVVCILDIDQLKIINDTVSHESGDELLQRLAALLQGSVRESDIIARLGGDEFGVLLVNCSLVSAARLMEDILVAIDSLRFASGGRIFEISASIGVAQIKQGCSGSTAIMSEADLACHAAKDRGGNRYHIFQSEDAELRRRQDEMNWVSKIAEAVESDRLELYFQRIVPLAPHAGSELHFEILIRMRGESGELITPDKFMPAAERYHLITSIDRWVVTNSLAWFAEQISNGTPQPDTMSINLSGFSISDAKFLGHIKGAIMTYRVPPEALCFEITETAAVANLSAATGFIRELKQLGCRFSLDDFGSGLSSFAYLKNLPVDYLKIDGEFVREMDTDEVSHAMVSAIHELGRVIGIRTIAEFVENERIIEMLTAMGVDYAQGYAIAKPVPLAELAERSRHSA, encoded by the coding sequence ATGGCTGAACGGCATATACACCTCGCGCAGGACGGTGATGTCGCAGAAGTGGATGCCGACGGCTCCGCCGATATCAACGTCTTCGATACCGAAATCGAGGCGCAGCAGCTCGAGCTGATCTATACCCAGGCGCCGGTCGCCATCGGGGTCGCCTTCATGCTGTCCCTGCTGGTCACCGGCAGTCTGTGGCCGGTCGCGCATCACGCCCACCTGCTGTTGTGGCTGGGTGCGCAGTTAGTCCAGACCGTGCTCCGGGTGCTGCTGGTCATGCGCTATCGGCAGGCGAGCCGGGAAAGCCGGCTGGGATCGCGCTGGAGCCTGCTGTTCTTTGCCGGCACCTTCATCGCCGGCATCACCTGGGGCTGTATCGGGCTGATCTACAGCTTTACCTGGCCGGTGGAGTACCAGACCCTGACCCTGATGTGCCTGGCCGGCATTCTGGCCGGGGCCATCTCGTCCTACGCGGTGAACCTGTCAATCTATGCCGCCTTCATGGTGCCCGCGATCCTCATTCCGGCGCAGTCCATGCTGGTCTACAGCAGCAAGCTGCAGAGCAACCTGGGCCTGATGCTCATGCTGTTCGCGGGCGCCCTGCTCATGATCGCGCGGAACTACAATCACAATGCGGTCAACCTGCTGCAGTTGCGGCAGGAAAACAGCAGTCTGCTGGACGAGATGACGGCAGCCAACAACACCCTGTCCCGCGAGGTCGCGGTACGCAAGAGCGCGGAGAAGTCATTGCTCATCGAGCAGCGGCTGTTCACCAACGGCCCGGTCGTGGTGTTCCGCTGGTCGGCTACCGAGGGTTGGCCCATCGAATACGTGTCGCACGCGGTTTCCCAGTTCGGCTACGAAGCCGACGAGCTGATGAAGCAGGGTATCAACTACCGCGACCTGATCCATACCGGGGATCTGATGCGGGTCCAGGAGTCCGAGATCTTCGCCGGCCGCGACGGCCACGAGGCGGTGACGCTGGATTACCGCATCATCGGTGCCGATGGCGTGGTGCGCTGGGTGTACGACTATACCATTCCCGTGCGCAACGACGAGGGGCAGATCACCCACTTCTACGGTTATCTGCTGGATATCACCGAACGCAAGTATTCCGAGTTCGAGCTGCAGCAGGAAAAGGAGCGGGCACAGGTCACCTTGCATTCCATCGCCGATGCAGTGATCACGACCGACCTCAATGGCCAGATCGAATACCTGAATCCGAGTGCCGAGACGCTGACCGGCTGGGAGTGCTCGATTGCGCGCGGGCTCTCCCTGGGGCGTGTATTCCGGCTGTACCGGGAGGATGACCGGGACACGGTGCAGGATCCGGTCAGCCTGTGTTTGCGCACGGGGCAGACGGTGAAGTCAGAAGGCGACTACCTCATCGTGCGGAGCGACGGCGAGCGCCTCTCCATCCGCTTCTCCGTGTCTCCGATCCTCAACGATCCCGGCACAGCCCTCGGCGCCATTCTCGTGTTCCACGACGTCACCAAGGCGCGCTACCTCGAGCACACGGTGTCGTACCAGGCTACCCATGATGCGCTGACGGGCCTGTGGAATCGTGCCGCCTTCGAATCGCATCTGGAGGACGCCATTGTCCGGGTGCACAGTTCACGCGAGAGTCATGTCGTCTGCATCCTCGACATCGACCAGCTGAAGATCATCAACGACACCGTTTCGCACGAGTCGGGCGACGAGCTGCTGCAGCGCCTGGCTGCCCTGCTCCAGGGCAGCGTGCGCGAATCCGACATCATTGCCCGGCTCGGCGGCGACGAGTTCGGCGTGCTGCTGGTCAACTGTTCACTGGTCAGCGCAGCGCGCCTGATGGAAGACATCCTCGTCGCGATCGACTCGCTGCGCTTCGCCAGCGGCGGGCGCATATTCGAGATCAGCGCCAGCATCGGTGTGGCGCAGATCAAGCAGGGTTGCAGCGGCTCCACCGCGATCATGAGCGAGGCCGACCTGGCCTGCCATGCCGCAAAGGACCGGGGCGGCAACCGTTACCACATCTTCCAGTCCGAGGACGCCGAGCTGAGACGCCGGCAGGACGAGATGAACTGGGTATCGAAGATCGCGGAGGCCGTGGAATCGGACCGGCTGGAGTTGTACTTCCAGCGGATCGTCCCGCTCGCGCCGCATGCCGGCTCGGAGCTGCACTTCGAGATCCTGATCAGGATGCGCGGCGAGTCGGGGGAGCTGATCACGCCCGACAAGTTCATGCCCGCGGCAGAGCGCTATCACCTGATAACGAGCATCGACCGCTGGGTCGTCACCAATAGCCTGGCCTGGTTCGCGGAGCAGATCAGCAACGGCACGCCGCAGCCGGATACCATGTCGATCAATCTCTCCGGCTTCTCGATCTCCGACGCCAAGTTCCTCGGTCACATCAAGGGCGCCATCATGACCTACCGGGTCCCGCCGGAGGCATTGTGCTTCGAGATCACCGAAACGGCGGCGGTTGCCAACCTGTCCGCGGCGACGGGTTTCATCCGCGAACTCAAGCAGCTGGGATGCCGCTTCTCGCTGGACGATTTCGGCAGCGGCTTGAGTTCGTTCGCATATCTGAAGAACCTGCCGGTCGACTATCTCAAGATCGACGGCGAGTTCGTGCGCGAGATGGATACCGACGAAGTCAGCCATGCCATGGTCAGTGCCATCCACGAGCTGGGCCGCGTGATCGGTATCCGCACCATCGCCGAATTCGTCGAGAACGAGCGCATCATCGAGATGCTGACTGCCATGGGCGTCGACTATGCGCAGGGTTATGCGATCGCGAAACCCGTACCGCTCGCCGAGCTCGCCGAGCGCAGCCGGCACTCGGCCTGA
- the fba gene encoding class II fructose-bisphosphate aldolase (catalyzes the reversible aldol condensation of dihydroxyacetonephosphate and glyceraldehyde 3-phosphate in the Calvin cycle, glycolysis, and/or gluconeogenesis) — translation MAIISLRQLLDHAAEHGYGCPAFNVNNMEQMHAIMEAADETDSPVICQASAGARSYAGAPFLRHLIQAAVEQWPHIPVCVHQDHGASPAVCQRSIQLGFSSVMMDGSLGEDMKTPMSYEYNAEVTARTVAMAHACGVSVEGELGCLGSLETGMMGEEDGSGAEGVLDHSQLLTDPEEAARFVEDTKVDALAIAIGTSHGAYKFTRPPTGDILAIDRIKEIHARIPDTHLVMHGSSSVPQDWLKIINENGGAMGETYGVPVEEIQEGIKHGVRKVNIDTDLRMASTGAIRRYLNEHPADFDPRKYLKAATKAMKEICRARYEAFGTAGNASRIKVINLEDMYKRYAAGELDPRVN, via the coding sequence ATGGCCATTATTTCGTTACGCCAGTTGCTGGACCACGCTGCCGAACACGGCTACGGCTGTCCGGCTTTCAATGTAAACAACATGGAGCAGATGCATGCCATCATGGAGGCTGCCGACGAAACCGACAGCCCGGTGATCTGCCAGGCCTCTGCCGGCGCGCGTTCCTACGCGGGCGCACCGTTCCTGCGCCACCTGATTCAGGCCGCCGTCGAACAGTGGCCGCATATCCCCGTTTGCGTGCACCAGGACCACGGCGCGTCGCCGGCCGTATGCCAGCGCTCGATCCAGCTCGGTTTCAGCTCGGTGATGATGGACGGCTCGCTGGGCGAGGACATGAAGACGCCGATGAGCTATGAGTACAATGCGGAGGTTACCGCGCGTACCGTCGCCATGGCGCATGCCTGCGGTGTTTCCGTGGAAGGCGAGCTGGGCTGCCTGGGTTCCCTGGAGACCGGCATGATGGGCGAGGAAGACGGTTCCGGCGCCGAGGGCGTGCTGGACCACTCGCAGCTGCTGACCGACCCCGAAGAGGCCGCGCGCTTCGTCGAGGATACCAAGGTGGACGCGCTGGCCATCGCCATCGGCACCAGCCACGGCGCCTACAAGTTCACCCGCCCGCCGACCGGCGACATCCTTGCCATCGACCGCATCAAGGAGATCCATGCCCGTATCCCGGACACGCACCTGGTGATGCACGGTTCCTCGTCGGTGCCGCAGGACTGGCTGAAGATCATCAACGAGAACGGCGGTGCCATGGGCGAGACCTACGGCGTGCCGGTCGAGGAAATCCAGGAAGGCATCAAGCACGGCGTGCGCAAGGTCAACATCGACACCGATCTGCGCATGGCCTCAACCGGCGCCATCCGCCGCTACCTCAACGAGCATCCGGCAGACTTCGATCCGCGCAAATACCTGAAGGCCGCGACCAAGGCCATGAAGGAGATCTGCCGCGCCCGTTACGAGGCATTCGGCACTGCCGGCAATGCGTCACGTATCAAGGTGATCAACCTGGAAGACATGTACAAGCGTTACGCTGCGGGCGAGCTGGATCCGCGCGTCAACTAG
- the pyk gene encoding pyruvate kinase gives MPRRTKIVATLGPATDKDNVLDDMIRAGMDVVRVNFSHGSHEEHQRRAETVRNRARAYGHQVGVLADLQGPKIRIERFSEGRILLEKDDRFILDAALPADAGSAERVGVTYKGLPGDVARGDTLLLDDGMIELWVEDVVEAEVRCRVVVGGYLSNSKGINRLGGGLSARSLTDKDRADIRFAAEMGADYVAVSFPRTADDIHEARELLRAAGGHGGIVAKIERAEALDALEEIVKAADVVMIARGDLGVEIGDAELPAVQKRIISVARSMDRVVITATQMMQSMVESPMPTRAEVFDVANAVIDGTDAVMLSAETAAGRYPAKVIEAMDRICAGAERQRITTAAERRMNMRFKRADEAIAKATMYTANSLGVKAIAALTESGATPLWMSRISSGIPIFAMTRHVETRRKVTLYRGVYPVSFDVTTPDHATVNKEAIDELVRRGAVRDGDMVIITKGDLMGVHGGTNAMKIIKVGEHEIMEQ, from the coding sequence ATGCCAAGACGTACCAAGATTGTCGCCACGCTGGGCCCGGCCACGGACAAGGACAATGTCCTCGACGACATGATCCGTGCGGGCATGGACGTGGTCAGGGTGAACTTCTCGCATGGTTCCCACGAGGAACACCAGCGCCGCGCGGAAACGGTGCGCAACCGCGCGCGTGCCTATGGCCATCAGGTGGGCGTGCTTGCCGACCTGCAGGGCCCGAAGATCCGTATCGAGCGGTTCAGCGAGGGCCGGATCCTGCTGGAGAAGGACGACCGCTTCATCCTCGATGCGGCGCTGCCGGCGGATGCGGGCAGCGCTGAGCGTGTGGGCGTCACCTACAAGGGTCTGCCGGGGGACGTGGCGCGGGGTGATACCCTGCTGCTGGACGATGGCATGATCGAGCTGTGGGTCGAGGATGTGGTCGAGGCCGAGGTGCGCTGCCGCGTCGTGGTCGGCGGTTATCTCAGCAACAGCAAGGGCATCAATCGTCTCGGCGGCGGCCTGTCCGCCAGGTCGCTGACCGACAAGGACCGGGCCGACATCAGGTTCGCCGCGGAGATGGGTGCGGATTACGTGGCGGTTTCGTTTCCCCGCACCGCCGACGATATCCACGAGGCGCGCGAGTTACTGCGTGCGGCCGGGGGCCATGGCGGGATCGTGGCCAAGATCGAACGCGCCGAGGCGCTGGACGCACTCGAGGAGATCGTGAAGGCCGCCGACGTCGTGATGATCGCGCGCGGCGATCTCGGGGTCGAGATCGGTGATGCCGAGCTGCCGGCGGTGCAGAAGCGAATCATTTCCGTTGCGCGTTCCATGGACCGGGTCGTTATCACGGCCACGCAGATGATGCAGTCCATGGTGGAAAGCCCGATGCCGACTCGCGCCGAGGTGTTCGATGTCGCCAATGCGGTGATCGACGGTACCGATGCCGTGATGCTCTCGGCCGAGACGGCCGCCGGCCGATATCCGGCCAAGGTGATCGAGGCCATGGACCGCATCTGCGCCGGTGCCGAGCGCCAGCGCATCACCACGGCGGCGGAACGACGCATGAACATGCGCTTCAAGCGCGCCGACGAGGCGATCGCCAAGGCCACGATGTATACTGCCAACAGCCTGGGAGTGAAGGCGATCGCGGCACTGACCGAGTCCGGTGCCACGCCGTTGTGGATGTCGCGTATCAGCTCCGGTATCCCGATCTTCGCCATGACCCGGCACGTGGAGACGCGGCGCAAGGTGACGCTGTACCGCGGTGTCTACCCGGTCAGCTTTGACGTCACCACCCCCGATCATGCCACGGTCAACAAGGAGGCCATCGACGAACTGGTGCGCCGCGGCGCGGTTCGCGATGGCGACATGGTCATCATCACCAAAGGCGACCTGATGGGTGTGCACGGCGGTACCAATGCGATGAAAATCATCAAGGTCGGTGAACACGAGATCATGGAGCAGTAG
- a CDS encoding phosphoglycerate kinase, with the protein MSFIKLTDLALAGKRVLIRADLNVPVKDGKVTSDARITASMPTIEHCMKAGAKVMVMSHRGRPVEGQVDEENSMQPIADDMSAKLGKPVRLVKNYLDTAPQVANGEVVLFENVRFNAGEKKDDETLAKQYAALCDVFVMDAFGTAHRAQASTHGAGKFAPTACAGLLLTQELEALAKALANPARPMVAIVGGSKVSTKLTVLEALSDKVDQLVVGGGIANTFLKAVGKNVGKSLCEADLVPTAQALIEKMKARGANIPIAVDVVCGKQFDENEPAVLKSADAVEDDDMIFDIGPKSAQELAEIISKAGTIIWNGPVGVFEFDQFGEGTKTVSMAIANADGFSLAGGGDTIAAIQKYNIYDKVSYISTAGGAFLEYLEGKTLPAVAMLEERASQK; encoded by the coding sequence ATGTCCTTCATCAAGCTGACCGACCTCGCTCTGGCAGGCAAGCGCGTGCTGATCCGCGCCGATCTGAACGTGCCGGTGAAAGACGGCAAGGTGACTTCCGATGCGCGTATCACGGCCTCCATGCCGACTATCGAGCACTGCATGAAGGCAGGCGCCAAGGTCATGGTGATGTCCCATCGCGGCCGTCCGGTGGAAGGCCAGGTCGACGAGGAGAACTCGATGCAGCCGATCGCCGACGACATGTCGGCCAAGCTCGGCAAGCCGGTGCGCCTGGTCAAGAACTACCTCGATACCGCTCCGCAGGTCGCCAACGGCGAGGTCGTGCTGTTCGAGAACGTGCGCTTCAACGCCGGCGAGAAGAAAGACGACGAGACACTGGCGAAGCAATATGCCGCCCTGTGTGACGTATTCGTGATGGACGCCTTCGGCACCGCGCACCGCGCCCAGGCCTCGACCCATGGCGCCGGCAAATTTGCGCCGACCGCCTGTGCCGGGCTGCTGCTTACACAAGAGCTCGAGGCCCTGGCCAAGGCGCTGGCCAACCCGGCCCGTCCCATGGTGGCGATCGTTGGCGGATCCAAGGTTTCCACCAAGCTGACCGTGCTCGAGGCGCTGTCCGACAAGGTCGACCAGCTGGTCGTCGGCGGCGGCATCGCCAATACTTTCCTCAAGGCCGTAGGCAAGAACGTGGGCAAGTCGCTGTGCGAGGCGGACCTGGTTCCCACCGCACAGGCGCTGATTGAGAAAATGAAGGCGCGCGGCGCGAACATCCCGATTGCCGTCGACGTGGTCTGCGGCAAGCAGTTCGACGAGAACGAGCCGGCAGTGCTGAAGAGCGCGGATGCCGTCGAGGACGACGACATGATCTTCGACATCGGTCCCAAGTCCGCGCAGGAACTCGCCGAGATCATCAGCAAGGCCGGCACCATCATCTGGAACGGGCCGGTCGGCGTGTTCGAATTCGACCAGTTCGGCGAGGGAACGAAGACGGTGTCCATGGCGATCGCCAACGCCGACGGCTTCAGCCTGGCCGGTGGCGGTGACACCATCGCCGCCATCCAGAAATACAACATCTATGACAAGGTGTCCTATATCTCGACGGCCGGCGGCGCCTTCCTCGAGTACCTCGAAGGCAAGACGCTGCCAGCGGTCGCCATGCTGGAAGAGCGGGCGAGTCAGAAATAG
- the gap gene encoding type I glyceraldehyde-3-phosphate dehydrogenase: MTIKVGINGFGRIGRMAFRAISKDFPEIEVVGINDLLDPEYLAYMLKYDSVHGNFPGDISVDGNTMIVKGKKIRLTAERDPANLKWNEIGADLVIECTGFFLTEETCQKHIAAGAKKVVQSAPSKDATPMFVYGVNHKTYAGQAIVSAASCTTNCLAPVSKVLHDNWGIKRGLMTTVHAATATQKTVDGPSMKDWRGGRGILENIIPSSTGAAKAVGKVLPELNGKLTGMAFRVPTSDVSVVDLTVELNKPAKYEDICAAMKAAAQSGDLAGVLAYTDEKVVSTDFRGRGTPSIFDAEAGIQLDPTFVKIVAWYDNEYGYTCNMLRMVKHVAG; this comes from the coding sequence ATGACGATTAAAGTCGGTATCAATGGCTTCGGCCGCATCGGCCGTATGGCCTTCCGCGCTATCTCGAAGGACTTTCCGGAAATCGAAGTGGTCGGCATCAACGATCTGCTCGACCCCGAGTACCTGGCCTATATGCTGAAGTACGACTCCGTGCACGGTAACTTCCCGGGCGACATCTCCGTCGACGGTAATACCATGATCGTCAAGGGCAAGAAGATCCGCCTGACCGCCGAACGCGATCCGGCAAACCTGAAGTGGAACGAGATCGGCGCCGACCTGGTCATCGAGTGCACCGGCTTCTTCCTGACCGAGGAAACCTGCCAGAAGCACATCGCCGCGGGTGCCAAGAAGGTCGTGCAGAGCGCGCCGTCCAAGGACGCCACGCCGATGTTCGTCTACGGTGTGAATCACAAGACCTACGCCGGACAGGCCATCGTTTCCGCCGCCTCCTGCACCACCAACTGCCTGGCGCCGGTTTCCAAGGTGCTGCATGACAACTGGGGCATCAAGCGCGGCCTGATGACCACCGTGCACGCCGCCACCGCAACCCAGAAGACCGTCGACGGTCCCTCCATGAAGGACTGGCGCGGCGGCCGCGGTATCCTCGAGAACATCATCCCGTCCTCCACCGGTGCCGCCAAGGCCGTGGGCAAGGTGCTGCCCGAGCTGAACGGCAAGCTGACCGGTATGGCCTTCCGCGTGCCGACCTCCGACGTGTCCGTGGTCGACCTGACCGTCGAACTGAACAAGCCCGCCAAGTACGAGGACATCTGCGCGGCGATGAAGGCCGCCGCGCAGTCCGGCGACCTGGCCGGCGTGCTCGCCTACACCGACGAGAAGGTGGTCTCCACTGACTTCCGCGGTCGCGGCACCCCGTCCATCTTCGACGCCGAGGCCGGTATCCAGCTGGATCCGACCTTCGTCAAGATCGTGGCCTGGTACGACAACGAGTACGGCTACACCTGCAACATGCTGCGCATGGTGAAGCACGTCGCCGGGTAG
- the tkt gene encoding transketolase: MAQRKDLANAIRALSMDAVQKAKSGHPGAPMGMADIAEVLWNDNLKHNPSNPKWSDRDRFVLSNGHGSMLIYSLLHLTGYDMSIDDLKNFRQLHSKTPGHPEYGYAPGVETTTGPLGQGITNAVGMAIAERALAAEFNRDGHEIVNHNTWVFLGDGCMMEGISHEACSLAGTLGLGKLIAFWDDNGISIDGHVEGWFTDDTPKRFESYGWHVVRGVDGHDPASIQKAIDAARAEAGKPSLICCKTIIGYGSPNKAGSHDCHGAPLGEDEIALTRKELGWDHAPFVVPADVYAAWDAKGKGAQAESDWNARFAAYKTAHPELAAEYARRMAGELPADWDRKSAEFVAAVNAKAETVATRKASLNSIEGYAPLLPEIFGGSADLGCSNLTEWSGYKPMRAAKPDANYVNYGVREFGMSAIMNGIALHGGFIPFGATFLMFSEYARNALRMAALMKVPSIFVYSHDSIGLGEDGPTHQAVEQIPTLRMIPNMSLWRPCDTVESAVAWKLAVERKTGPSCLIFSRQALPFQQRTQDQIDAISRGGYILKDCAGTPEAIIIATGSEVALAMGAAEQLADRKIRVVSMPSTSAFDAQDAAYRESVLPSAVTARVAVEAAVTQGWYKYVGLNGKVVGIDRFGESAPDKVLFKEFGFTVENVVNAVKSVL; encoded by the coding sequence ATGGCTCAGCGTAAAGACCTTGCCAACGCCATCCGCGCCCTCAGCATGGATGCCGTGCAAAAAGCCAAGTCCGGTCATCCTGGCGCGCCCATGGGCATGGCGGATATCGCCGAGGTGCTCTGGAACGACAACCTGAAGCACAACCCGTCCAACCCGAAGTGGTCCGACCGCGACCGTTTCGTGCTCTCGAACGGCCATGGGTCGATGCTGATCTATTCCCTGCTGCATCTGACCGGTTATGACATGTCCATCGATGACCTGAAGAATTTCCGTCAGCTGCACTCCAAGACCCCGGGACATCCGGAATACGGCTATGCGCCGGGCGTGGAAACGACCACGGGACCGCTGGGGCAGGGCATCACCAATGCCGTCGGCATGGCCATCGCCGAGCGCGCGCTGGCAGCTGAATTCAACCGCGACGGCCACGAGATCGTGAATCACAACACCTGGGTGTTCCTGGGCGACGGCTGCATGATGGAAGGCATCTCGCACGAGGCCTGCTCGCTGGCCGGCACGCTGGGACTGGGCAAGTTGATCGCCTTCTGGGACGACAACGGCATCTCCATCGACGGTCACGTCGAGGGCTGGTTCACCGACGATACGCCGAAGCGCTTCGAGTCCTACGGCTGGCACGTGGTTCGGGGTGTCGACGGCCACGATCCGGCTTCGATCCAGAAGGCCATCGACGCCGCGCGCGCCGAGGCCGGCAAGCCGTCGCTGATCTGCTGCAAGACCATCATCGGCTACGGTTCACCGAACAAGGCCGGCAGTCACGACTGCCACGGTGCACCGCTGGGTGAGGACGAGATCGCGCTGACGCGCAAGGAACTGGGCTGGGATCACGCGCCGTTCGTCGTGCCCGCGGATGTCTACGCCGCCTGGGATGCGAAAGGCAAAGGTGCGCAGGCCGAATCCGACTGGAATGCACGCTTCGCCGCCTACAAGACCGCGCATCCGGAGCTGGCCGCCGAGTACGCGCGCCGCATGGCCGGCGAGCTGCCGGCGGACTGGGACAGGAAATCCGCCGAGTTCGTTGCCGCAGTGAACGCCAAGGCCGAGACCGTGGCCACCCGCAAGGCCTCGCTGAATTCCATCGAGGGCTATGCGCCGCTGCTGCCGGAAATCTTCGGCGGTTCCGCCGACCTGGGGTGTTCCAACCTGACCGAGTGGTCGGGTTACAAGCCGATGCGCGCCGCCAAGCCCGATGCCAATTACGTCAACTACGGCGTGCGCGAGTTCGGCATGTCCGCCATCATGAACGGCATCGCCCTGCACGGCGGATTCATCCCGTTCGGCGCGACCTTCCTGATGTTCTCGGAATACGCGCGCAACGCCCTGCGCATGGCAGCGCTCATGAAGGTGCCGAGCATCTTCGTCTACTCGCACGATTCCATCGGTCTCGGCGAGGACGGCCCGACCCATCAGGCTGTCGAGCAGATTCCGACCCTGCGCATGATTCCCAACATGTCGCTCTGGCGTCCCTGCGACACGGTCGAGAGCGCGGTGGCGTGGAAACTGGCCGTCGAGCGCAAGACGGGTCCGAGCTGTCTGATCTTCTCGCGCCAGGCGCTGCCGTTCCAGCAGCGCACCCAGGATCAGATCGATGCCATCAGCCGTGGCGGCTACATCCTCAAGGACTGCGCCGGCACGCCGGAGGCGATCATCATCGCGACCGGCTCCGAGGTGGCGCTGGCCATGGGTGCTGCCGAACAGCTCGCCGACCGGAAGATCCGTGTCGTGTCCATGCCGTCGACCTCCGCCTTCGACGCGCAGGACGCCGCCTACCGCGAATCGGTGCTGCCGTCCGCGGTGACCGCGCGCGTGGCCGTCGAGGCCGCCGTGACCCAGGGTTGGTACAAGTACGTCGGGTTGAACGGCAAGGTGGTCGGCATCGACCGCTTCGGCGAATCCGCGCCTGACAAGGTGCTGTTCAAGGAGTTCGGCTTCACGGTTGAGAATGTCGTGAATGCCGTCAAGAGCGTCCTCTGA
- a CDS encoding thioredoxin family protein — MARTETPVCEFGLPAVDFALPGTDGKIWTLAECRGPRGLLVMFICNHCPFVQAVRERLVRDTRELRTLGVHSVAIMSNDPRQYPEDSFENMRAVAAEYAFPFPYLMDETQQVARAYGAVCTPDFFGYNSELKLQYRGRLDASGKQPAPPGVRRDLFEAMRRVAETGQGPEDQVPSVGCSIKWREDEAAGS; from the coding sequence TTGGCACGTACGGAAACACCGGTTTGCGAATTCGGTCTGCCAGCCGTCGATTTTGCGCTGCCTGGAACGGACGGGAAGATCTGGACGCTGGCTGAATGCCGTGGCCCGCGTGGGCTGCTGGTCATGTTTATCTGCAATCACTGCCCGTTTGTCCAGGCCGTCCGCGAGCGGCTGGTGCGTGATACGCGCGAGCTGCGTACCCTGGGCGTCCACAGCGTCGCCATCATGTCCAATGACCCGCGGCAGTACCCAGAGGACAGTTTCGAGAACATGCGTGCTGTCGCCGCGGAATATGCCTTTCCGTTTCCCTATCTGATGGACGAGACCCAGCAGGTAGCGCGCGCCTACGGTGCCGTGTGTACTCCGGATTTCTTCGGTTATAACAGCGAGTTGAAATTGCAGTACCGGGGGCGGCTCGATGCCAGCGGGAAGCAGCCGGCACCGCCCGGGGTGCGGCGCGACCTGTTCGAGGCCATGCGCCGCGTGGCCGAGACCGGGCAGGGTCCAGAGGATCAGGTCCCGAGCGTGGGCTGCTCGATCAAGTGGCGCGAGGACGAGGCCGCCGGGAGTTGA